One window of the Capnocytophaga haemolytica genome contains the following:
- a CDS encoding glycoside hydrolase family 97 protein, whose protein sequence is MKKILTLLIACTAGALSAQTLQSPDKNLILTFSVQEGGKPTYALSYKGQEVIAPSHLGLELYSSNEVQFGEELKKNTDVNTSLYDGFTVEKVTTATADETWAPVWGESKTIRNHYNELVVTLRQKSTDRAMNIRFRLFNDGLGFRYEFPEQKNLVYFVVKDELTQFAMTGDHYAWWIPGDYDTQEYDYNHTRLSEIRAVNAQGRQANLSQKGFSDTGVQTSLMLKTDKGLYINLHEAALVNYGAMHLNLDDKRLIFQSWITPDANGAKGYLQAPTQTPWRTVIVSDDARDILASNITLNLNEPCALADTSWIHPMKYVGVWWEMITGMKEWSYTYDLPSVHIGITDYTKLKPHGKHGATTENVKKYIDFAAKNGFDGVLVEGWNIGWEDWFGHAKDHVFDFQTPYPDFDIDEVHRYAKSKGVKMIMHHETSSSIRNYERYMDEAYRLMNKYEYPAVKSGYVGNIVPRGENHYSQWINNHYLYAIKKAADYHIMINAHEAVRPTGLCRTYPNLIGNESARGTEYQAFGGSKPNHTTVLPFTRLIGGPMDFTPGIFEMDISKNNPNNHSHCNATIANQLSLYVTMSSPLQMAADLPENYERFPDAFQFIKDVALDWDESHYLEAEPGAYVTVARKAKGSDDWFIGNTTGIKGFTSKIALSFLKPNTRYEATIYADAKGADYKTNPQAYIIKKQKVTNKTKLSIPAVEGGGYAIRLVPVKK, encoded by the coding sequence ATGAAGAAAATACTTACATTGTTAATTGCCTGCACCGCAGGCGCACTCAGCGCGCAAACGCTGCAATCACCCGATAAAAACCTTATCCTCACCTTTAGCGTGCAAGAGGGTGGCAAGCCTACCTATGCCCTTAGTTATAAGGGGCAAGAGGTGATTGCCCCCAGCCACTTGGGCTTGGAGCTATATAGTTCCAATGAAGTGCAGTTTGGTGAAGAATTGAAGAAGAATACGGACGTAAACACCTCTCTCTACGATGGCTTTACAGTTGAGAAAGTCACCACAGCCACCGCCGACGAGACGTGGGCACCCGTATGGGGCGAGAGCAAAACCATCCGCAATCATTACAATGAACTGGTGGTAACCCTACGCCAAAAGAGCACCGACCGCGCGATGAACATCCGCTTTCGCCTCTTTAACGACGGACTCGGCTTCCGCTATGAGTTCCCTGAGCAGAAAAACTTAGTGTACTTCGTTGTGAAGGACGAACTTACCCAGTTTGCAATGACGGGCGACCACTACGCTTGGTGGATACCTGGCGATTACGACACGCAGGAGTATGACTACAACCATACCCGCCTCTCTGAGATACGCGCCGTAAACGCACAAGGGCGACAGGCAAACCTCTCGCAGAAGGGCTTCTCCGATACAGGCGTGCAAACCTCATTGATGCTCAAGACCGACAAAGGGCTTTACATCAACCTCCACGAGGCAGCACTCGTAAACTATGGGGCAATGCACCTCAACCTTGATGATAAGCGTCTCATCTTCCAATCGTGGATTACCCCCGATGCCAACGGTGCAAAGGGCTATCTGCAAGCCCCCACACAAACCCCTTGGCGCACCGTCATCGTCAGTGATGATGCCCGCGACATCCTCGCCTCTAACATCACCCTCAACCTCAATGAGCCTTGCGCCCTTGCCGACACTTCGTGGATACACCCTATGAAGTACGTAGGTGTGTGGTGGGAGATGATCACAGGGATGAAAGAATGGTCATACACCTACGACCTGCCCAGCGTGCACATCGGCATCACCGACTACACCAAGCTCAAGCCCCACGGCAAGCACGGTGCTACCACTGAGAACGTGAAGAAGTACATCGATTTCGCTGCTAAGAACGGCTTTGACGGCGTATTAGTGGAAGGCTGGAACATCGGTTGGGAAGACTGGTTTGGACACGCTAAAGACCACGTATTCGACTTCCAAACCCCTTATCCCGACTTTGACATCGACGAGGTGCACCGCTATGCTAAGTCCAAAGGCGTCAAGATGATAATGCACCACGAGACTTCCTCCTCCATACGCAACTACGAGCGTTATATGGACGAGGCTTACCGCCTGATGAATAAGTACGAATACCCAGCCGTGAAGAGTGGCTACGTAGGCAATATCGTACCGCGCGGCGAGAACCATTACAGCCAATGGATCAACAACCACTACCTCTATGCCATCAAGAAAGCTGCTGACTATCACATTATGATTAATGCACACGAGGCAGTGCGCCCAACGGGGCTTTGCCGCACCTATCCCAACCTTATTGGCAATGAGTCGGCACGGGGCACCGAATACCAAGCCTTTGGTGGGAGCAAACCTAACCACACTACGGTGCTTCCGTTCACACGTTTGATAGGAGGACCGATGGACTTCACCCCTGGCATATTCGAGATGGACATCAGTAAGAACAATCCCAACAACCATTCGCACTGCAATGCTACCATCGCCAATCAGCTGTCGCTCTACGTAACGATGAGCAGTCCCCTACAAATGGCAGCCGACCTCCCTGAGAACTACGAGCGTTTCCCTGATGCTTTCCAGTTTATCAAAGACGTTGCCCTCGATTGGGATGAGAGTCATTACTTGGAAGCCGAGCCAGGTGCGTATGTTACCGTTGCCCGTAAAGCTAAGGGCTCTGACGATTGGTTCATAGGTAACACCACAGGGATTAAAGGCTTCACCTCAAAGATTGCACTCAGCTTTTTAAAGCCTAACACGCGTTATGAGGCCACCATCTATGCGGATGCCAAGGGTGCCGATTACAAGACTAACCCTCAAGCCTACATTATCAAGAAGCAAAAAGTAACCAATAAAACCAAACTTTCTATCCCCGCAGTAGAGGGTGGAGGCTATGCAATTCGCTTGGTTCCCGTGAAGAAATAA
- a CDS encoding Bcr/CflA family multidrug efflux MFS transporter — MTSEPKANALFIIILGMLSMLTPFAIDMYLSSFPTIAQELNVSEERVQSTLALFTLGFAFGQLIWGPLSDSYGRKRVIIIGVVISALISLLITQVTRIEHFHILRFFQGLFGASPSVVGGALLRDLFTKNEFARKMSMIMIVTMIAPLIAPIVGGYIAEWWHWRGIFYILSAFGILAAVLVMRHIPETLPVAHRQKLNLPHILRTYRSILSNKLVLGYIFCNSLSYAGMFCFLSSGSLVYTKIFGVAPKNFGYFFVLNVIVMMTATSLNGKFVTRIGTERSLRIGLSIQLLAGILLLISGYFHLGLWVTALGIAMFVGLVSVVSSNANAAILELYPEVAGTANSLTGMLRFGIGSVVGAILALFPIESERPMTYTIFTCIAVGVISYLLLVQTQLRKKPALEA; from the coding sequence ATGACGTCAGAACCCAAAGCAAACGCACTGTTTATCATCATCTTAGGAATGCTATCAATGCTCACTCCCTTTGCTATTGATATGTATTTATCCTCGTTCCCCACCATCGCCCAAGAGCTGAATGTATCGGAAGAGAGGGTACAAAGCACCTTGGCGCTCTTCACACTCGGGTTCGCCTTTGGGCAGCTCATCTGGGGACCCTTGTCTGATAGCTACGGACGCAAACGTGTGATTATCATAGGGGTAGTGATATCTGCGCTCATCTCACTGCTAATTACGCAAGTAACCCGCATTGAGCATTTCCATATCCTGCGGTTCTTTCAGGGTTTGTTTGGCGCCTCTCCATCGGTAGTGGGGGGTGCCCTCCTGCGAGATCTCTTTACCAAAAATGAGTTTGCACGCAAGATGTCGATGATAATGATTGTAACGATGATCGCGCCGCTCATTGCCCCCATCGTCGGCGGATACATCGCAGAGTGGTGGCACTGGCGTGGGATCTTCTACATCCTCTCGGCATTTGGCATCTTGGCTGCCGTGCTAGTGATGAGGCACATCCCTGAAACCCTCCCAGTAGCGCACAGGCAAAAGCTCAACCTACCGCATATTTTGCGTACTTATCGCAGCATCCTCAGCAACAAACTTGTGCTAGGTTACATCTTTTGCAACTCACTTTCGTATGCGGGGATGTTCTGCTTTTTAAGCTCAGGATCGCTGGTTTACACCAAAATCTTTGGTGTGGCGCCTAAGAACTTCGGGTACTTTTTCGTGCTGAACGTCATCGTAATGATGACAGCCACCTCACTCAACGGCAAATTCGTAACGAGGATCGGCACCGAGCGATCGCTGCGGATAGGGCTTAGCATACAGCTCTTGGCAGGAATCCTGCTGCTCATCAGTGGCTACTTTCACTTGGGATTGTGGGTTACTGCCTTAGGTATTGCGATGTTCGTCGGCTTGGTTTCGGTGGTGTCAAGCAACGCTAACGCTGCCATCTTGGAACTCTATCCCGAAGTGGCAGGCACCGCCAACTCGCTCACAGGTATGCTCCGCTTCGGCATTGGCTCAGTGGTGGGGGCAATCCTCGCCCTCTTCCCTATTGAGAGTGAGCGCCCAATGACCTATACCATATTTACTTGTATCGCTGTTGGGGTGATATCTTACCTATTATTAGTGCAGACACAGCTCCGCAAGAAGCCTGCTTTGGAGGCATAG
- a CDS encoding glycoside hydrolase family 66 protein, producing MKSLYTLLLGISLSTIACEKPYDTERNPIVYGDTYLKIDINTDKAVYEPNATVHFTLGKMPQGAYKVRYSYLGETIKEEPLTGTSWTWKVPSDNYRGYLVEVYKNEEGREDTYGSIAVDVSTDWTAFPRYGFLSSYDEMSEAEINSNIDFLSRCHINGLQFYDWMYQHHRPLASTPVWDDLFKRKTYLKTVKGYITAAHNKGIKAMFYNLAFGVLGENAAADGVQDNWYLYKDKDHKERDKHALDKNYATGDIYLVNPANTAWQSYIAGRNNDVYAALDFDGYHIDQLGGRGNVYDYDGKAVDLPQTYAPFINAMKSARSDKRLVMNAVGQYGQKEITTTKVDFLYTEVWDAHKTYEQLVSVIKENDQLSNNNKRTVLAAYMNYDRAKSIGYVNEPGILLADAVIFSNGGAHLELGEHYLTREYFPDKNLVLCGTLKKHLITYYDFLVGYQNLLRGGATLTSKNITAVEGATLAAGLNAAGKVNYTVRELGDKEIWHLVNFTGVSNMEWRDTNATQVAPDELKTIKLTASTTKPVKKVWFASPDIYGGAPRKIEFTQENNQITLTLPYLKYWDMVVIEY from the coding sequence ATGAAAAGTTTATATACATTATTACTCGGCATTTCGCTCAGCACTATCGCTTGCGAAAAGCCCTACGACACCGAGCGTAACCCTATCGTCTATGGCGATACCTACCTCAAAATAGATATCAACACCGATAAAGCAGTCTACGAACCTAATGCTACAGTGCATTTCACACTAGGCAAAATGCCTCAAGGAGCCTATAAAGTACGTTACTCCTACCTTGGCGAAACTATCAAAGAAGAGCCTCTGACTGGCACCTCGTGGACGTGGAAAGTGCCTTCTGATAACTACCGTGGTTACCTCGTGGAAGTCTACAAAAATGAGGAAGGAAGAGAAGATACTTACGGTAGTATTGCCGTAGATGTCTCCACCGACTGGACAGCCTTCCCTCGCTATGGCTTCCTTTCCTCTTATGATGAAATGAGTGAGGCAGAAATCAACAGCAATATAGACTTCCTAAGCCGCTGCCATATCAATGGTCTGCAATTCTACGACTGGATGTATCAACACCACCGTCCGCTCGCAAGTACTCCTGTCTGGGACGACCTCTTCAAACGTAAAACATACCTCAAAACAGTGAAGGGCTACATTACTGCTGCTCATAACAAAGGTATCAAAGCGATGTTCTATAACTTGGCTTTCGGCGTACTCGGTGAGAATGCCGCAGCCGATGGTGTCCAAGATAACTGGTATCTCTATAAAGATAAAGACCACAAGGAACGCGATAAACACGCCCTCGACAAAAACTATGCCACAGGCGATATCTACCTTGTAAACCCTGCCAATACCGCTTGGCAGAGCTATATAGCAGGTCGCAACAACGACGTCTATGCTGCCCTTGATTTCGATGGCTACCATATCGACCAACTCGGTGGGCGCGGCAATGTCTATGATTATGATGGGAAAGCAGTAGACCTTCCTCAGACATACGCTCCTTTCATCAACGCAATGAAGTCCGCAAGATCTGACAAACGCCTCGTGATGAATGCCGTAGGTCAATACGGACAAAAGGAAATCACTACTACCAAAGTAGATTTTCTCTATACCGAAGTATGGGATGCCCACAAAACTTACGAACAGTTAGTATCTGTGATTAAAGAAAATGACCAGCTCTCCAACAATAATAAACGCACTGTGCTTGCTGCCTATATGAATTATGATAGAGCTAAGAGTATAGGATATGTCAATGAACCTGGTATTCTTCTTGCTGATGCCGTGATTTTCTCTAATGGAGGTGCCCACTTAGAGCTCGGTGAACACTACCTCACAAGAGAGTATTTCCCTGATAAAAACTTAGTGCTGTGTGGCACACTTAAAAAGCACCTTATCACTTACTACGACTTTCTTGTAGGCTATCAAAACCTCCTGCGAGGTGGAGCAACCCTTACCTCTAAGAATATTACAGCCGTAGAAGGAGCTACCCTCGCAGCAGGCCTAAACGCAGCAGGCAAGGTAAATTACACCGTTCGCGAGTTAGGTGATAAAGAGATATGGCACTTAGTGAACTTCACAGGTGTAAGCAATATGGAGTGGCGCGACACCAATGCCACTCAAGTGGCTCCTGATGAGCTTAAAACTATAAAACTTACAGCAAGCACTACCAAACCTGTAAAAAAAGTCTGGTTCGCGAGTCCTGATATCTATGGTGGCGCACCTCGTAAGATTGAGTTCACCCAAGAAAACAATCAAATCACCCTTACACTCCCATACCTCAAATATTGGGATATGGTCGTAATCGAGTACTAA